The nucleotide sequence TGGGCTAAAGTGCGCAACGTGACCTTGGGCTATACCCTGCCGAAGAGTTTGGTAAGCAAGGGCAAAATCGACAACGTGCGGGTGTACGTGTCGGGCCGCAACCTCTACACCTTCAGCAACCTCGATGATTTCGACCCCGAGGGAGAAGGTGTTGTGGACCAGCCGCTGAACCGCGCCTACGTGGTAGGCCTGAACGTGGGCTTCTAATTCGACCAGACCATCATGTACAAAAAAATCCGCCCCCTAACGTTTGCCGTGTTGGCGCTGGCTGCTTCCGCTTGCCAAGGGCAACTCGAAGAATTCAACCCGAGCGGTGCCACCGCCGAGGCCGTCTTTACCACCCCCGAAGGCTTTGAAACCGCCATCACCGGCGCCTACACCTACAACCGCACCATCTACGGCAAGGAGTCGGGCTACGCGCTGCTGGAAATGGGCACCGACATCTGGACCAATGCCGAAAGTAACGGTGCCACGGCCGTAGCCGGCGTCAGCCCGCAGCCGCCGTTGGTGAACTACCAGGGCCTGAACACCGACAACCTGTGGGTGAGAAACAACCTGTGGCAGCCCTGCTACGCCGGTATCAACCTAGTCAATCAGGCCCTGCAAACCATCAACACGGCCGGGCTGAGTACAGCGCGCCGCGCTTCGGCTGAGGCGGAGTTGCGCTTCATGCGCGCTTGGTACTACTACCATTTGGTGGAAAGCTTCGGGCCGGTGCCGCTGCGCCTCGAGCCCACCAGCGGCGTGGTGGCTACGGCCACCCGCGCTTCGGTGGAAGAAGTGTACGCTCAGATTCTAACTGATGTGGACTTTGCCGTAGCCAACCTGCCCGTAACGCTGGCGCAGTATCCGGCCCCGGCCACGGCCACCGACTACGGCCGCATCACGCGGCCCGCGGCCGAGGCCTTCGCGGCCAAAGCGTATCTGTCGAGCGGGCAGTACCAGAAAGCGGCCAACTTCGCCCGCAAGGTCACGACGGCCTATACCGGGCAGGGTATCCGGCTGGTAGCCAACTACGCCGACCTTTGGAACATCACCAACCAGCGCAACTCCGAGGTGCTGTGGGCGGTGAACTACTCCACCAATCTGACCTTCAACGCGGGCAGCAACACGGCGCACCAGTGGTTTTTGATGAAGTACGACGACCAGCCCGGCATGACGCGCGACGTAGCCAACGGCCTACCGGGTGTGCGCTACATGCCTACGCGCTTCCTACTCAACCTCTACAACGAGCAAAACGACGCCCGCTACGTAGGGTCGTTCAAGCAAGCCTGGATTGCCAACAATGCCGCCAACATTCCGCGCTGGTCGGCGGCCGAAGTAGCCCAAAATGCCGCCTTAGCGCCGCTGCTCAATCAGCCCAAATTCACGGTTGGCGACACCGCGGTGTTTACCACCAAGCGCAGCATCGATGATTTCCAGCAGCGCTACACCCGTCGCTACCGCTACAAGGTGTACGACATCGACGACCTCTACAACGCCA is from Hymenobacter tibetensis and encodes:
- a CDS encoding RagB/SusD family nutrient uptake outer membrane protein, whose translation is MYKKIRPLTFAVLALAASACQGQLEEFNPSGATAEAVFTTPEGFETAITGAYTYNRTIYGKESGYALLEMGTDIWTNAESNGATAVAGVSPQPPLVNYQGLNTDNLWVRNNLWQPCYAGINLVNQALQTINTAGLSTARRASAEAELRFMRAWYYYHLVESFGPVPLRLEPTSGVVATATRASVEEVYAQILTDVDFAVANLPVTLAQYPAPATATDYGRITRPAAEAFAAKAYLSSGQYQKAANFARKVTTAYTGQGIRLVANYADLWNITNQRNSEVLWAVNYSTNLTFNAGSNTAHQWFLMKYDDQPGMTRDVANGLPGVRYMPTRFLLNLYNEQNDARYVGSFKQAWIANNAANIPRWSAAEVAQNAALAPLLNQPKFTVGDTAVFTTKRSIDDFQQRYTRRYRYKVYDIDDLYNANGSLKGERRYYPSLRKFDDPTRATATVTESSRDAFMLRLGDIVLIGAEAQVRLGKADSAAYYVNLVRTRAALPGRTNAMQVTASQMTLDFVLDERARELAGEQVRWLDLKRTGKLAERVRLYNPDARTSIQDFHALRPIPQSDLDAVTNKAEFQQNPGY